Part of the Candidatus Desulfatibia profunda genome, AAGCCTAAGATGAACAGCCGCTTTTTATCACTAAAAACAGTATTGGATACACCGATTTCCCACCTTGCATGGGCCTTTGCGCCCAGCATCATAAATTGTCCCCACTGTTTTAAAAAGTTCACTTTTTTATCGCTCCTTTCTTTTTGATAGATGATTAGGTCAACAGTCCAAAGCTTTCTCATTCCCGTTTGCACGGGAATGACTATTTAAAAAAACACATAATTTGCTATAAAATTAGAATTTTAGAAAAAACTCGTAATCCTCAAGTGATGAGACCCTCAAGTTTTTTTATTTTTTCCTGCTGGATGGATCTTTTCTTGAAAGCGTCCTGAATCTTGTAGAAAAGCTCGTCAATATCCGCAGGCTTCATGAGATAATCAAAAGCGCCCAGTTCCATTCCTGCGATGGCCACCTCTATACTGGCGTGGCCGGTCAACATAATCACCTCCATCAAAGGGTCCAGTTGCTTAATCTCTCTTAATGTCTGTACGCCGTCGATACCCGGCATCCTTACATCCAACACGGCCACATCAATCCCTTTTGCCCGGATGATTGTCAGGGCTTCCTCTCCGTTTTTGGCCGTGCGGATATTCAGTCCTCGTTTGGTCAACCGCTTGACCAGGGTTTCCAAAAACTCGGCTTCATCATCCACCAGCAGGACGTTGAAATTTTCCACGAACATCACCTCGTTCTTTTAGGGATCGTTTTGATTTTTTCGACGAGCTCTTCAAAATCACACGGTTTCGTCAGATAATCACATGCTCCGCATTCGATACCTTCTCTGGCCGCCTCTTCGGAGCCGTGGCCGGTCAACATGATGACGCCAAGATCCGGATCCATTTTCTTTAATATCTTGAGAACTTCGATACCATTCATGTCTTCCATCTTCAGATCGAGGACGGCCACATCAAAGTCTGCCTTTCTTAAGGCCTGCAACGCCTCGGTACCGCTGTATGCCTGGGTTACATCAATATTTCGTTTGAACATCCGCTTGGCAACAACGTTGGCAAAACCTTTCTCATCATCGATGAGGAGCAGTTTTATTGAAGCTGTCCGTTCTTTCTGATTCTCTGACATAATATCTTACCCAACCGGAACATGCCGGACAAGTTCAGGAACTAAGCCATCCTGGAAGTAATTTCCTTCAGGCGCGCTTCGACGATTTTACCTTCATGTTGCCGCTTTTTCATGGCTGCTGCCGTCACTTTGGCCATCAGCAGATCCATATCGCAGGGCTTCATCAGGTAATCAAAGGCGCCTAATTTCATCCCCAAAATGGCCGTCTCCACCGTGGCGTGGCCGGTAAGCATAACGACCTCTGTCAGGGGATGGCTGTTTTTTATCTCTCGCAGGGCCTGGATGCCGTCCATGCCCGGCATCTTGACATCAAGAATAATGACCTCGATATTGTCATTTTCTTTGAGGCGTTTAAGCGCCTCTTCCCCGCTAAAGGCGCTTAGGATTTCGAGTCCTCTTTTGGTTAAGCGCTTGGTCATGGTTTCCACAAAGGGAACTTCATCATCGACCAGGAGCACTTTTGCTTTTGCCATATCCCATCCTCCTTTTTCAGTTAATGAAGAGCAGAACCTTTAAGACTTTTCTCGGCGCCGGTTTCCCCGGCTGACCTTGTCAGCGGAAGACGGATCCGGAATTTGGTTCCCATATCGACCACGCTGCGAATATCGATGTCTCCCCCCATCTTTTTGATGATACCGTAACAAATGGA contains:
- a CDS encoding response regulator, which codes for MAKAKVLLVDDEVPFVETMTKRLTKRGLEILSAFSGEEALKRLKENDNIEVIILDVKMPGMDGIQALREIKNSHPLTEVVMLTGHATVETAILGMKLGAFDYLMKPCDMDLLMAKVTAAAMKKRQHEGKIVEARLKEITSRMA
- a CDS encoding response regulator, which produces MFVENFNVLLVDDEAEFLETLVKRLTKRGLNIRTAKNGEEALTIIRAKGIDVAVLDVRMPGIDGVQTLREIKQLDPLMEVIMLTGHASIEVAIAGMELGAFDYLMKPADIDELFYKIQDAFKKRSIQQEKIKKLEGLIT
- a CDS encoding response regulator, which encodes MSENQKERTASIKLLLIDDEKGFANVVAKRMFKRNIDVTQAYSGTEALQALRKADFDVAVLDLKMEDMNGIEVLKILKKMDPDLGVIMLTGHGSEEAAREGIECGACDYLTKPCDFEELVEKIKTIPKRTR